A DNA window from Streptomyces sp. 71268 contains the following coding sequences:
- a CDS encoding bifunctional DNA primase/polymerase, which translates to MDVTASAQIPQQRGESLLDAAVRYAEERHWDVHPGTWLQVVEGGERCSCQRADCPAPGAHPARADWAGAASGSPVAARRMWEKTPRASILLPTGRTFDVLDVSESAGCLALARMERMGVPLGPIACTPGRRMLFWVLPGGALKVLDLVRRVGWPPAALDLVPRGEGDYVVAPPSRVGSRGPVLWARQPTSANRWLPEVEELASALAYACGREASVARRG; encoded by the coding sequence TTGGACGTCACAGCAAGTGCGCAGATCCCCCAGCAGCGCGGTGAGTCGCTGCTCGACGCGGCGGTGCGGTACGCGGAAGAGCGGCATTGGGATGTCCACCCCGGCACCTGGCTCCAGGTGGTCGAGGGCGGCGAACGGTGCTCGTGCCAGCGGGCCGACTGCCCGGCGCCCGGGGCGCACCCGGCGCGGGCGGACTGGGCGGGCGCGGCCAGCGGCAGCCCCGTCGCCGCGCGTCGGATGTGGGAGAAGACCCCGCGGGCGTCGATCCTGCTGCCCACCGGGCGCACCTTCGACGTGCTCGACGTGTCCGAGTCGGCGGGCTGCCTGGCGCTGGCCCGGATGGAGCGGATGGGCGTGCCGCTCGGCCCCATCGCCTGCACGCCGGGGCGCCGGATGCTGTTCTGGGTGCTGCCCGGCGGCGCGCTCAAGGTCCTCGACCTGGTCCGCAGGGTCGGCTGGCCGCCCGCGGCGCTCGACCTGGTCCCGCGCGGCGAGGGGGACTACGTGGTGGCGCCGCCCTCGCGGGTCGGCTCGCGGGGCCCGGTGCTGTGGGCGCGGCAACCCACGTCGGCCAACCGCTGGCTGCCGGAGGTCGAGGAGTTGGCGAGCGCCCTGGCGTACGCGTGCGGGCGCGAGGCCAGCGTGGCCCGGCGCGGCTAG
- a CDS encoding transcriptional regulator — MAARPLVARQPNERLQALIQEAACSNAGLARRVNMCGAEHGLDLRYDKTSVARWLRGQQPRGRAPAVIAEALGRKLGRTVTIDEIGMAGGKNLASGVGLQFSPTVVGAIEQVCELWRSDVGRRDFLSGSTVAASALVEPSRDWLITSADPQVARTAGARVGKADVAAVRATTEALVTLDHQYGSGHVRPVVVHYLNSVVSGLLAGSYRESVGRDLFAAVARLTELAGYMAVDTGQPGLAQRYYIQALRLAQAAGDRAYGGYVLAASMSHLAAALGNPREIAQLARAAQEGARGQVTPRARAMFHAAEARGHALLGDARACQTSAHQASTALEQADAAPDSGDDPPWIQYFDHAYLADELAHCHRDLGQGEAAGQRAREAVEGHPDTRARRRAIGLLLMAAAHVQQREVEEACQTGTRALELLGQLRSHRGAEYLDDLQQRLEPFREEPVVREFGARLEVAAA, encoded by the coding sequence ATGGCCGCTAGGCCACTCGTGGCGCGGCAGCCGAACGAACGGTTGCAGGCGCTCATCCAGGAAGCGGCCTGCTCCAACGCGGGCCTGGCGCGCCGCGTCAACATGTGCGGCGCCGAGCACGGCCTCGACCTGCGCTACGACAAGACGTCCGTGGCCCGCTGGCTCCGGGGCCAGCAGCCGCGCGGGCGCGCGCCCGCCGTCATCGCTGAGGCGCTGGGGCGCAAGCTGGGGCGGACGGTCACCATCGACGAGATCGGCATGGCGGGCGGCAAAAACCTCGCCTCCGGCGTCGGCCTCCAGTTCTCGCCCACCGTGGTCGGCGCGATCGAGCAGGTCTGCGAGCTGTGGCGGAGTGACGTGGGCCGGCGCGACTTCCTGAGCGGCTCGACGGTCGCCGCCTCCGCGCTGGTCGAACCCAGCCGGGACTGGCTCATCACCAGCGCCGACCCGCAGGTGGCGCGCACGGCGGGGGCCCGGGTCGGCAAAGCCGACGTGGCGGCCGTCCGGGCCACCACGGAGGCGCTCGTCACCCTCGACCACCAGTACGGCAGCGGCCACGTGCGGCCGGTCGTCGTCCACTATCTGAACAGCGTGGTCTCCGGGTTGCTGGCCGGCTCGTACCGGGAGTCGGTGGGCCGCGACCTGTTCGCCGCCGTCGCCCGGCTCACCGAACTCGCCGGCTACATGGCCGTGGACACCGGCCAACCCGGGCTCGCCCAGCGCTACTACATCCAGGCGCTACGGCTGGCCCAGGCCGCGGGCGACCGGGCGTACGGCGGGTACGTGCTGGCCGCGAGCATGAGCCATCTCGCCGCGGCGCTGGGCAACCCGCGCGAGATCGCCCAGTTGGCGCGGGCCGCGCAGGAGGGGGCGCGGGGGCAGGTCACGCCGCGGGCCCGGGCCATGTTCCACGCGGCGGAGGCCCGCGGGCACGCGCTGCTCGGCGACGCAAGGGCCTGCCAGACCTCCGCCCACCAGGCCAGCACCGCCCTGGAACAGGCCGACGCCGCCCCGGACTCCGGGGATGACCCACCCTGGATCCAGTACTTCGACCACGCCTACCTCGCCGACGAACTCGCCCACTGCCACCGCGACCTGGGGCAGGGCGAGGCGGCCGGGCAGCGCGCCAGGGAGGCGGTCGAGGGCCACCCCGACACGCGCGCCAGGCGGCGCGCGATCGGCCTGCTGCTGATGGCCGCGGCGCACGTGCAGCAGCGCGAGGTCGAGGAGGCGTGCCAGACCGGGACCCGCGCCCTGGAACTCCTCGGCCAACTGCGCTCACACCGTGGCGCGGAGTACCTGGACGACCTCCAGCAGCGGCTCGAGCCCTTCCGGGAGGAGCCCGTGGTCCGCGAGTTCGGCGCCCGGCTTGAGGTGGCGGCGGCGTAG